A genomic region of Candidatus Pseudomonas phytovorans contains the following coding sequences:
- a CDS encoding DUF4880 domain-containing protein — MTRTQTVCDQSLNECVLDQALSWMVALQSGTSSEADQQACQQWRDENPQHELAWQRLVGIGSDMRRNTHALSAPSARLLLQARSVPSRRTLLKGFAGLSVATALGLSVRERMLLPELFSDYRTDTGERRHIRLADAGGLQLDTRTAVDIRGSDLTLSLGRLLLSAGTSGTMAIKTTDGWVRPTALSRLIISHGLPRQQGTEVQLLSGSASVEPLQGAGFTLGTGQQLTFDRRSSGQPASVPSTAEAWTQGLLIAERMPLVDMLEQLDRYRRGVLRCDPAIAGLQVSGSFSLDRPEASLDLLAKVLPVRVQRVFGYLATVVPA; from the coding sequence ATGACGCGCACCCAGACCGTCTGCGATCAGTCTTTGAATGAGTGCGTACTGGATCAGGCCTTGAGCTGGATGGTCGCGCTGCAATCGGGTACCAGCAGTGAGGCGGATCAGCAGGCCTGCCAACAGTGGCGTGATGAAAACCCCCAGCATGAGCTGGCCTGGCAGCGACTGGTCGGGATCGGTAGCGATATGCGCCGCAACACCCACGCGCTGTCGGCGCCCAGTGCCCGGCTATTGCTGCAGGCCCGCAGTGTTCCGTCGCGGCGCACTTTGCTCAAAGGCTTCGCTGGCCTGAGTGTGGCCACCGCCCTTGGCTTGAGCGTGCGCGAGCGGATGCTGCTGCCGGAACTGTTCAGCGATTACCGTACCGACACGGGCGAGCGCCGGCATATACGCCTGGCTGATGCGGGCGGGTTGCAGTTGGATACGCGTACAGCGGTGGATATTCGCGGCTCCGACCTGACATTGAGTCTGGGCAGGCTGCTGCTGAGTGCTGGCACAAGCGGCACCATGGCGATAAAGACCACCGATGGCTGGGTGCGGCCAACCGCCTTGTCGCGGTTGATCATCAGCCATGGCCTGCCTCGCCAGCAGGGAACCGAGGTGCAATTGCTTTCGGGCAGCGCGTCGGTCGAGCCGCTGCAGGGCGCCGGCTTCACGCTTGGCACCGGCCAGCAATTGACCTTTGACCGCCGCAGCAGCGGGCAGCCGGCAAGCGTGCCATCAACCGCCGAAGCCTGGACTCAGGGCCTGCTGATCGCCGAGCGCATGCCCCTGGTTGACATGCTTGAACAACTCGACCGCTACCGGCGTGGCGTGCTGCGCTGCGACCCGGCCATTGCCGGCTTGCAGGTGTCGGGGTCGTTCTCGCTGGATCGCCCGGAGGCCAGCCTCGACTTGCTGGCCAAGGTGCTGCCAGTGCGAGTGCAACGGGTGTTTGGTTACCTGGCGACGGTCGTACCGGCCTAG
- a CDS encoding sigma-70 family RNA polymerase sigma factor, with amino-acid sequence MIPSNSAHHVVGELYAQHHDWVVQLLRRKLGGQELALDLAQDTFVRILSSGSVPIFREPRAFLTTVASRLCGQYFRRQALERAYEQSLMTLEPDHMPSPETRLLVLEALDAVGQVLDGLGSRVREIFLLSQLDGLTYPQIAARMDLSVNVVQKAMLKAYRHCYLAVYAT; translated from the coding sequence ATGATCCCATCCAACTCTGCCCATCATGTTGTGGGCGAACTCTACGCCCAGCACCACGATTGGGTCGTGCAGTTGCTGCGGCGCAAGCTGGGTGGGCAGGAACTGGCCCTGGACCTGGCGCAGGATACGTTCGTGCGCATCCTCAGTAGCGGCAGCGTACCGATTTTTCGCGAGCCGCGAGCCTTTCTCACGACGGTTGCCAGCCGTTTGTGCGGGCAGTATTTTCGCCGCCAGGCGCTGGAGCGGGCGTATGAGCAGTCGCTGATGACCCTCGAACCGGACCACATGCCCTCACCGGAAACCCGCTTGCTGGTGCTGGAAGCACTGGATGCGGTGGGCCAGGTGCTGGACGGTTTGGGGAGCAGGGTGCGGGAAATTTTCCTGTTGTCGCAGCTCGATGGTTTGACCTATCCGCAAATCGCAGCGCGTATGGACCTCAGTGTGAATGTGGTGCAAAAAGCCATGCTCAAAGCCTATCGCCATTGCTACCTGGCGGTGTACGCCACATGA
- a CDS encoding endonuclease/exonuclease/phosphatase family protein produces the protein MCIDTSGYIIDKVTAVHRLTVLTLNVHKGFTPLNRRFILPELREAVRATGADLVFLQEVHGSHQRHAERHSRWPQTPQYEFLADSIWPQFAYGLNAVYPHGDHGNALLSKFPIRAYDNLDVSVQGDEERGLLHCQLEVPGHEQVHAICVHLGLREHHRQRQVGLLMALLESLPPEEPVIVAGDFNDWRLKADARLSGHLIEAFGKPARSFPARLPLLRLDRIYLRNAQSREARVLSSYPWSHLSDHAPLVAEVTL, from the coding sequence ATTTGCATCGATACCTCCGGTTACATCATCGACAAAGTGACCGCCGTGCACCGCCTGACGGTGCTCACCCTCAACGTGCACAAAGGCTTCACACCGTTAAACCGCCGCTTCATCCTGCCGGAGCTGCGCGAGGCGGTACGTGCTACGGGTGCAGATCTGGTGTTCTTGCAGGAGGTGCATGGCAGCCACCAACGGCATGCCGAGCGCCACTCCCGCTGGCCACAGACGCCGCAATACGAATTTCTCGCTGATAGCATATGGCCGCAGTTCGCCTACGGGCTCAATGCGGTCTACCCCCATGGCGACCATGGCAACGCGCTCTTGTCGAAATTTCCGATCCGCGCGTACGACAACCTGGACGTCTCGGTCCAGGGCGACGAGGAGCGTGGTTTGCTGCACTGCCAGCTCGAAGTGCCGGGCCATGAACAGGTGCATGCCATCTGCGTACACCTGGGCCTGCGCGAGCACCATCGCCAGCGTCAGGTCGGCCTGCTCATGGCATTGCTGGAGAGCCTGCCGCCGGAGGAGCCGGTCATCGTCGCCGGTGACTTCAACGACTGGCGCCTCAAAGCCGATGCCCGGCTTTCGGGGCATCTGATCGAAGCCTTCGGCAAACCGGCGCGCAGTTTCCCGGCGCGCCTGCCCCTGCTGCGCCTGGACCGCATCTACCTGCGCAATGCGCAAAGCCGCGAGGCGCGGGTGTTGTCCAGCTACCCCTGGTCGCACCTCTCCGACCATGCCCCGCTGGTAGCCGAGGTGACGCTATGA
- the clsB gene encoding cardiolipin synthase ClsB — translation MKQTWSDGNRVELLINGEQYYPRVFEAMAQAREEILLETFIIYDDKVGQRLRQTLIEAVQRGVRVEVAVDGYGTADLPEDFISSMTAAGVRFHAFDPQPRLAGMRTNLFRRLHRKIVVIDGQRAFIGGINYSADHLGDFGPQAKQDYAVEVVGPVVAQVHTSSCRMLAPVLESISQVERSNAATGPVSAMLVERDNRHHRNDIEVCYLQAFRQARQRIVVANAYFFPGYRLLRELRNAARRGVEVTLILQGQPDMRWVRALSRLLYNYLLRDHVHIHEYCKRPLHGKVALVDDDWSTVGSSNLDPLSLSFNLEANLVIRDRAFNHGLYQHLSELSREHCKTVTLERAVRGYWWRAPLIFLGFHITRYFPRIAGWFPAHRQRLQSLQAHSEVPVDYHEGQT, via the coding sequence ATGAAGCAAACCTGGAGCGACGGCAACCGTGTCGAGCTGCTGATCAATGGCGAGCAGTACTACCCACGCGTGTTCGAGGCCATGGCCCAGGCGCGCGAGGAAATCCTGCTGGAAACCTTCATCATTTACGACGACAAGGTCGGCCAGCGCTTGCGCCAGACACTGATCGAAGCCGTACAACGTGGCGTACGTGTCGAAGTGGCGGTCGATGGCTACGGTACCGCAGACCTGCCCGAGGATTTCATCTCATCCATGACCGCAGCCGGCGTGCGCTTTCACGCATTCGACCCGCAGCCACGGCTGGCCGGCATGCGTACCAACCTGTTCCGCCGCCTGCACCGCAAGATCGTGGTGATCGACGGGCAACGCGCATTCATCGGAGGCATCAACTACAGCGCCGACCACCTCGGCGACTTCGGCCCCCAGGCCAAGCAGGATTATGCAGTGGAGGTTGTCGGCCCCGTGGTTGCCCAGGTGCACACTTCCAGCTGCAGGATGCTCGCGCCGGTACTGGAGAGCATCAGCCAGGTTGAGCGCAGCAACGCCGCTACCGGCCCGGTCAGCGCCATGCTGGTAGAGCGGGACAACCGCCACCATCGCAATGATATCGAGGTCTGTTACCTGCAAGCCTTCCGCCAGGCCAGGCAGCGTATCGTGGTCGCCAACGCCTACTTCTTCCCAGGCTACCGCCTACTGCGCGAACTGCGCAACGCTGCCCGGCGCGGGGTCGAAGTGACCCTGATCCTTCAGGGGCAACCGGACATGCGCTGGGTGCGCGCCCTGTCGCGCCTGCTCTACAACTACCTGCTGCGCGACCACGTACACATTCACGAGTACTGCAAGCGCCCGCTCCACGGCAAGGTGGCGTTGGTGGACGACGACTGGTCTACCGTGGGCTCAAGCAACCTCGACCCGCTGAGCCTGTCGTTCAACCTGGAAGCCAATCTGGTAATCCGTGACCGCGCATTCAACCATGGCCTGTACCAACACTTGAGCGAACTGAGCCGGGAGCACTGCAAAACCGTGACCCTGGAACGCGCAGTGCGCGGCTACTGGTGGCGAGCACCGTTGATCTTCCTGGGTTTTCACATCACCCGATATTTTCCGCGCATCGCCGGCTGGTTCCCTGCACACCGGCAACGCTTGCAGTCGCTGCAAGCGCATAGCGAAGTCCCGGTCGACTACCACGAGGGCCAGACCTGA
- a CDS encoding lysylphosphatidylglycerol synthase domain-containing protein — protein sequence MANPRWKTWGKRLLPVLFLILIPVLLFTLARNLDWNEVRQSLLAYRPSTLVLGLLLAMCSYLVFASYDLLARAYTGHRLPARQVLPVAFVCYAFNLSFTTWVGGVALRYRLYGRLGLDNATITRILTLGLLTNWMGYLLLAGTVFMLGMVKLPESWAVGSGGLRLIGMLMVASALAYLLACAFAKRRTWNLRGHEVTLPSLRLALCQVALGASNWALMAALIHLLLPPELKYPSVLGVLLISCVAGVVAHIPAGLGVLETVFLALLHGQLGQGTLIAALLGYRTLYYLIPLLLAVVTYLVLEKRAKALRQQAGLASSKR from the coding sequence ATGGCCAATCCTCGCTGGAAGACCTGGGGCAAACGCCTGCTGCCCGTGCTGTTCCTGATACTGATTCCAGTGCTGCTGTTCACCCTGGCGCGTAATCTGGACTGGAACGAGGTGCGCCAGTCGCTGCTGGCATACCGGCCCTCGACCCTTGTCCTTGGCCTGCTGCTGGCCATGTGCAGCTACCTGGTATTCGCCAGCTATGACCTGCTCGCCCGTGCCTATACCGGCCACCGCCTGCCGGCGCGCCAGGTGCTGCCGGTGGCATTCGTGTGCTATGCATTCAACCTCAGCTTTACCACCTGGGTGGGCGGTGTCGCCCTGCGCTACCGACTGTATGGCAGGCTTGGGCTGGATAACGCGACCATCACCCGCATCCTCACCTTGGGCCTGTTGACCAACTGGATGGGCTACCTGCTGCTGGCCGGCACGGTGTTCATGCTGGGCATGGTCAAACTGCCGGAGAGCTGGGCAGTGGGTTCAGGCGGCCTGCGCCTGATCGGCATGCTGATGGTGGCGAGCGCGTTGGCCTACCTGCTTGCCTGCGCCTTCGCCAAACGGCGCACGTGGAACCTGCGGGGGCATGAGGTAACCCTGCCGAGCCTGCGCCTGGCGCTGTGCCAGGTGGCGCTGGGGGCAAGCAACTGGGCGCTGATGGCGGCGCTTATCCACCTGTTGCTGCCCCCGGAGTTGAAGTATCCCTCGGTCCTGGGCGTGTTGCTGATCAGTTGCGTGGCAGGCGTGGTGGCGCATATTCCCGCCGGCCTTGGCGTGCTGGAAACCGTTTTCCTCGCCCTGCTCCACGGCCAGCTCGGCCAGGGCACCCTGATTGCCGCGCTGCTGGGTTATCGGACCTTGTACTACCTGATACCGCTGCTGTTGGCAGTGGTCACCTACCTGGTGCTCGAAAAACGGGCCAAGGCTTTACGGCAACAGGCCGGGCTGGCATCCAGCAAGCGCTGA
- a CDS encoding energy transducer TonB, with protein MINLTFGPASWRDHGMAFGVALALHAGVVYLLFNLSHTSALQPVQAAVIHTQLVNLPAPVAVPEPPAPAPEPVIKKPSVPTPKAQVPVVDQAALALKRVQQEKRDQQKRDQQQRQDQEQARQQREAVERREQQLAQQEQARQHQAREAAAQARAAAEAASRQYLPVAKEAPDYPQRALDRNIEGECTVAYTVTPQGQVSDPQVVGQCHPLFIKPSLAAAKRFRYQPRVVNGQAVAVANVKNTFTYKIR; from the coding sequence ATGATCAACCTGACTTTTGGCCCTGCCAGCTGGCGCGACCACGGTATGGCGTTTGGCGTGGCGTTGGCATTGCATGCGGGGGTGGTCTACCTGCTGTTCAACCTGTCGCATACGTCAGCGCTACAACCTGTACAGGCGGCCGTGATCCACACCCAACTGGTGAACTTGCCGGCACCCGTTGCGGTGCCGGAGCCGCCAGCACCTGCGCCCGAGCCTGTGATCAAGAAACCTTCGGTGCCGACACCGAAGGCTCAGGTACCGGTCGTGGATCAGGCAGCATTGGCACTCAAGCGTGTGCAGCAAGAGAAGCGCGACCAGCAGAAGCGCGATCAACAGCAGCGCCAGGACCAGGAACAAGCTCGCCAGCAGCGCGAAGCGGTGGAGCGGCGCGAGCAGCAACTTGCACAACAGGAGCAGGCCCGCCAGCACCAGGCGCGAGAGGCTGCTGCCCAAGCCCGTGCGGCAGCCGAGGCGGCCAGCCGGCAGTATCTGCCCGTCGCCAAGGAAGCACCCGACTACCCACAGCGGGCCCTGGATCGCAATATCGAGGGGGAATGCACGGTGGCCTACACGGTCACACCGCAAGGACAGGTCAGCGATCCGCAGGTGGTCGGCCAGTGCCATCCCTTGTTCATCAAGCCGTCGCTGGCGGCGGCGAAGCGCTTCCGGTACCAGCCTCGGGTGGTGAATGGGCAGGCAGTGGCGGTGGCCAATGTCAAAAATACCTTCACCTACAAGATTCGCTGA
- the tolR gene encoding protein TolR, producing the protein MLARPVRKHGLKAEMNVVPYIDVMLVLLVIFMVTAPMLVQGVQIELPKVAAEALPAPSQQRIVTLSVKADGSYYWNLGSEVDTSSQTDSAVDTAQMRDKIAAIVAQDPQTQVYLRADRNTEYAAVVAGIAELQRGGVSRLGLITEAP; encoded by the coding sequence ATGCTCGCCAGACCCGTGCGCAAACATGGCCTGAAGGCCGAAATGAACGTGGTGCCGTACATCGATGTGATGCTGGTACTGCTGGTGATCTTCATGGTCACCGCACCGATGCTGGTGCAGGGCGTGCAGATCGAGCTGCCCAAGGTGGCCGCCGAGGCATTGCCGGCACCCAGCCAGCAGCGGATTGTCACGCTCTCGGTGAAGGCCGACGGCAGCTATTACTGGAACCTGGGCAGTGAGGTCGACACCAGCAGCCAGACCGACAGTGCCGTCGACACCGCGCAGATGCGCGACAAGATCGCAGCCATCGTCGCCCAGGACCCGCAGACCCAGGTGTACCTGCGTGCCGACCGCAACACCGAATATGCCGCAGTGGTGGCCGGCATCGCCGAGCTGCAACGCGGCGGTGTCAGCCGGCTGGGCCTGATCACCGAGGCGCCGTGA
- the tolQ gene encoding protein TolQ has protein sequence MQTATPLEHTTVWGLVSEASLVVQAVMLCLALASLLSWYLIIQRGSRLRRSEAHSRAFLKQFRESEVGQLYQGIKAQQPDVDAGLQQLFISGYQAFQQLQPGQQPDSVLEGVERSLLVAIAEQEERLEQGLPFLATVGSVSPYIGLFGTVWGIMNSFLGLSQVQQATLSTVAPGIAEALIATAIGLFAAIPAVMAYNRYSARSQTLISRYYAFGNELQGRLQRRLQGQASSLAAVA, from the coding sequence ATGCAAACCGCAACTCCGCTCGAACACACTACCGTCTGGGGCCTGGTCAGCGAAGCCAGCCTGGTGGTCCAGGCCGTCATGCTGTGCCTGGCTTTGGCCTCGCTGCTCAGCTGGTACCTGATCATTCAGCGCGGCAGCCGCCTGCGCCGTAGCGAAGCGCACAGCAGGGCGTTTCTCAAGCAGTTCCGGGAAAGCGAAGTCGGCCAGTTGTATCAGGGCATCAAGGCGCAACAGCCTGACGTTGATGCCGGGCTGCAGCAGCTTTTCATCTCCGGCTACCAGGCGTTCCAGCAGCTGCAACCTGGCCAGCAGCCCGACAGCGTGCTCGAAGGCGTCGAGCGCAGCCTGCTGGTGGCCATCGCCGAGCAGGAGGAGCGCCTGGAGCAGGGCCTGCCGTTCCTTGCCACGGTCGGCTCGGTCAGCCCCTACATCGGCCTGTTCGGCACCGTGTGGGGCATCATGAATTCGTTCCTGGGGTTGTCTCAGGTGCAGCAGGCGACCCTGTCGACGGTGGCCCCCGGTATTGCCGAAGCGCTGATCGCCACGGCCATAGGCCTGTTTGCGGCGATTCCGGCAGTGATGGCCTATAACCGTTACTCGGCGCGCAGCCAGACGTTGATCAGCCGCTACTACGCCTTCGGCAACGAACTGCAAGGCCGCCTGCAACGGCGTTTGCAAGGCCAGGCCAGCAGCCTGGCGGCAGTGGCCTGA